The following DNA comes from Candidatus Thorarchaeota archaeon.
AAAATCAGAAGCAACGAGGAAATTGATTCTCAAGAACTTATTCAGATGGCATGGTCTGCGGGGATGCTTGCTTCTGCCAGCAAGGAGGATTTGACGAAGAAAGTAAGGGACAACTGGCAGAATTCTGGGAAATGTTCAATCATACTTGCCCTAGATACGAATTTGGTTATTGCGCGGTTTTACCCAAACTATGTTCGGAATAATAGTCTGGAGCTTCTTGGCCATGTGACTCCTATTCTGGTTGTACCTGGTGCTGTAGATCATGAGCTGCACTATATGCTGAATCACAGTATAAGTGGTGAAAGCGCTTTCATCGAGGAAATGAAGGACGAAATAGAATCTGATAGGAATCTATACACTCTTCTCTTTGGAACTTCAGCGGATTCTGAGAGTTCTGATGATTTGATTGATTTGTTTGGCCTTCCTTCCAAATTCGGAAGGGTTGGGATGAAGGGGATACGTGAAGAAAGGCGTCTACAAGAGGATTATCCCACAATCAAAAGCATGCCAACTCACCTTTACTACTCAGAGCGAATTCAATCAGAGGGCAAGCTTGTGGATGCTGTTTTTGATAGTTTGATTCGTTATGAAATTCAATTCTTTGAAAAGAATACCGACAGCAATGTTCTGTTTCTTACTGCTGATAAACACCAGCATGTTACGGCTCTGAACGAAGGGATGGAGAGCATCTTTATTGAGCAGCCAGGTGAACAGGAGACTCTGAACAACATGAATGAGAATAGATTTACCCTCCAGTATCTCGGACGTTTCTTGGAAGAATTCCTCGTTTATTCTCCAGCTCTCAAAGTGACGGCCGGTGATTCAACTGTGTACCTGGCCAGCGCATGGAAGGGAATGACAACCGAAGAAACCAGACTTGACAAAATTAGATGTGTTCTCAATGAGAATCTTTACACTGTAGACGCCAATTGACCGGTTGGGTGCAGTGGGAACTACCTTAGGATTAGAAGCAGAAACTGAATCAACAAAGGCAGTCTGCACGAACATGCAACAAAGCCAACTCGGATTGATGGAAGTGGCTATCAAACTGAGCAGTTCTATGGATTCGAACCATCTTGTTGAAATTCTCGGGCATTAATGGCTATTAACAACGAATGCATCTGAGCATTGCGAAGCTGTTACTTTCGACGACCTCTCCACTTTCACGTTGTTCGTATGGAGAGAATGAGACCGTGCGGAAGCCACTAGTATTGGTCCCCTCTGATTTTTTCCGTCGTTTGGCTTACACACACCACAAATATTACTAGCATTTGGGTGCGTGCTGCCTTCACCGAGGTTGGAGCAGATGGCAGACTTCAAGCTACAGGCACCTTTCGAACCAACTGGCGATCAACCACAGGCCATACGCCAGCTGACAGAAGGTCTCGAAAGCGGGCTTGACCATCAAACCCTCCTCGGGGTCACCGGCAGCGGCAAGACCTTCACCATGGCCAATGTCATCGAAGAGTACGGCAGGCCGACTTTGGTTCTTTCGCACAATAAGACGCTGGCCGCGCAGCTGGCCTCGGAATATCGCGAGTTCTTCCCCGACAACGCCGTGGAGTACTTCGTTTCATATTACGACTACTACCAGCCAGAAGCTTATGTGCCATCAAAAGATATGTACATAGAGAAGGAAGCAGACATCAACCGCGAGATTGAGCGGCTGCGCAACTCCACGACACGCTCGCTGCGGACCCGCGAAGATGTCATCGTGATTGCGTCAGTATCGTGCATCTATGGCCTCGGCAATCCAGAGGAGTATGAGAAGCTTTCGATGATGGTCGAGGTGGGAGATGAGGTAGAACGACGGGAGCTCCTAGAACAGCTTGTTGCGATGCAGTACAATCGTAATGACATGGAAATAGAACCCGGTGTATTCAGGGTTCGCGGTGATGTGATTGATGTTTATCCTGGCTATTCAAAGGACGCTGTCAGGATTGAACTTGATGGCAAGGAAGTATCACGGATATCTCACCTGCAGGGGTTAACATCTCGACGACTGCACGACCAGAACTGGACTGTCATTCACCCGGCACGACATCATGTAGCTCGTCATGAGCGAATCTTGGAGTGTCTTGATGAGATAGAGGCTGATATGGAAGAACAGGTCGAGTGGTTCAAGCAGCAAGGCAAACTTGTGGAGGCGCAGCGGATTAAACGACGCACGCGTTACGATT
Coding sequences within:
- a CDS encoding DEAD/DEAH box helicase family protein; this translates as MADFKLQAPFEPTGDQPQAIRQLTEGLESGLDHQTLLGVTGSGKTFTMANVIEEYGRPTLVLSHNKTLAAQLASEYREFFPDNAVEYFVSYYDYYQPEAYVPSKDMYIEKEADINREIERLRNSTTRSLRTREDVIVIASVSCIYGLGNPEEYEKLSMMVEVGDEVERRELLEQLVAMQYNRNDMEIEPGVFRVRGDVIDVYPGYSKDAVRIELDGKEVSRISHLQGLTSRRLHDQNWTVIHPARHHVARHERILECLDEIEADMEEQVEWFKQQGKLVEAQRIKRRTRYDLEMLRETGWCSGIENYSRYIDGRAKGQRPYTLLDYFPDEFLMIIDESHMTIPQIRGMYNGDRSRKQNLVDYGFRLPSALDNRPLKFEEFEGFMNHVIYTT